Proteins encoded in a region of the Zea mays cultivar B73 chromosome 2, Zm-B73-REFERENCE-NAM-5.0, whole genome shotgun sequence genome:
- the LOC103646653 gene encoding uncharacterized protein: MKGGRLHRPEPPQTHLAMAAAAAAPPIPAPNPTDDWVDGSWTVDCSCGVTFDDGEEMVSCDECSVWVHTRCARYVRGVHTSFSCHKCRRSKRVPSSADEAEVAELLAELPTHRPPPLYRRWAEVPLPARVHVHGLPGGGDGALFRGAPAFSAALWRCTGYVPKRFGFRYCEFPSWADDNDGADALFALAREKPREMTDDVLISTEPKKEKHYVRSLSCRGKKIDSNQQAMTPLTKAKKREPDSWKNECQQSEGCGIQDSICDDGHAETNMVSSDLLTAKTKKKMEESLEPSGENNNCEQVEISSKDGKKVPMKLEVSSGVQTTSSIVEQEVHSGFVGVEVTMYKQQPEEDHIVCSRPDITSSGPIKVQDIQGLPKQPNQASNLQVVAGVPDLLIGQPKPQTIKTEPSSQENKAAHCVDLVSDDHESNKQGLGDAAVLSIVQKDSSNLKYGSVSHEHLKSEAQNPRHTVAENPNSTLGSAKVCTSFSGSVSTPPELSHSLASKEPSSGNSDCSKKEELLSPTVSKHDPVKFSEDSSQEVTRYSEKVQLKDSQPSAPKSSQASRIHLSTVKHRLPVSKEQSQKIALTGGTSARSFHGEVPSLQSRNKAAACSSSQKKDKIYQRIINVTQDSSNNSAPTELRASDSAAPLSDEQLALLLHQQLNSSPRVPRVPRCHQAAGAQMLHSTGSSVFSKRYSSHGGRDHAAVIKKRNREDSLKDSEDTKRTEKRHRVSSTEHAPVKNSCRSAENIASEQKIRGICPTGANAGLSKDDLMDTIVSHNLPGLIDEIVSKDRNITYVELCDAIHQHFRDSRKSNGGDSLYRSYADAIKGCLRKRREWAHLFDQASKMNSNKRRTGESNSLLPDVPDAENIRTGPDRDSEGSADLHQDNLPRGKRKCRKRRRLELKGRRVRDTRKRSSIDSSSEDAAAPLSDSSSDRNSNPRDDESKEDNSVAQEIGGYIDAKGAASST, encoded by the exons ATGAAAGGCGGCCGCCTGCACCGACCGGAGCCGCCGCAGACCCACCTCGCCAtggcggcggcggccgcggcgCCTCCCATCCCCGCCCCTAACCCCACCGATGACTGGGTGGACGGCTCGTGGACGGTGGACTGTTCCTGCGGCGTCACGTTCGACGACGGCGAGGAGATGGTCAGCTGCGACGAGTGCAGCGTGTGGGTGCACACGCGGTGCGCACGCTATGTCCGCGGCGTTCACACATCCTTCTCGTGCCACAAATGCCGGAGGTCCAAGCGCGTGCCTTCCTCCGCTGACGAGGCCGAGGTTGCTGAGCTCCTCGCCGAGCTGCCAACCCACCGCCCGCCTCCGCTGTACCGCCGCTGGGCCGAGGTCCCGCTCCCAGCCCGCGTCCACGTCCACGGGCTTCCTGGCGGGGGCGACGGCGCTCTTTTCCGCGGCGCCCCGGCCTTTTCCGCCGCCCTGTGGCGCTGCACCGGCTACGTCCCCAAGAGATTTGGCTTCCGCTACTGCGAGTTCCCCTCCTGGGCCGACGATAATGATGGGGCTGATGCTCTTTTTGCGCTGGCCAGAGAGAAGCCCAGGGAGATGACGGATGATGTTTTGATAAGTACTGAACCGAAGAAGGAGAAGCATTATGTCCGAAGCCTGAGTTGTCGTGGCAAGAAGATTGACAGCAATCAACAAGCAATGACTCCTCTAACCAAGGCTAAGAAGAGAG AGCCTGATAGTTGGAAGAATGAGTGTCAGCAGAGTGAGGGCTGTGGGATACAAGATTCCATTTGCGATGATGGTCACGCTGAAACTAATATGGTCAGTTCTGATTTGCTAACTGCTAAAACCAAGAAGAAGATGGAGGAATCCTTGGAGCCAAGTGGGGAGAATAATAACTGTGAGCAAGTTGAGATTTCGAGTAAGGATGGCAAAAAGGTGCCCATGAAGTTGGAGGTCTCATCTGGAGTTCAAACTACATCATCCATTGTGGAACAAGAAGTGCACTCAGGGTTTGTTGGGGTAGAG GTTACAATGTATAAGCAACAGCCAGAAGAGGATCACATTGTGTGCTCAAGGCCTGACATAACAAGTTCAG GTCCCATCAAAGTGCAAGACATACAGGGCCTTCCAAAGCAACCAAATCAAGCTTCAAATCTGCAGGTTGTTGCTGGTGTACCAGATTTACTTATTGGTCAGCCAAAACCACAGACTATTAAAACTGAGCCTAGTTCTCAGGAAAACAAGGCAGCTCACTGTGTCGATTTAGTGAGTGATGACCATGAAAGCAATAAGCAAGGCCTAGGGGATGCTGCAGTTCTTTCAATCGTCCAAAAAGATTCATCCAATTTAAAATATGGTTCAGTATCCCATGAACATCTGAAATCGGAAGCACAAAATCCGAGGCACACAGTTGCTGAGAATCCTAACTCAACTTTGGGTTCTGCAAAAGTTTGTACATCGTTTTCTGGTTCTGTCTCTACACCACCTGAGTTATCACACTCTCTGGCATCTAAAGAACCATCATCAGGGAATAGTGATTGTTCAAAGAAAGAGGAGTTGCTCTCACCAACTGTCAGCAAACATGATCCCGTGAAATTTTCTGAAGATAGTTCCCAGGAAGTGACAAGATACTCTGAGAAAGTTCAACTAAAAGACTCACAACCTTCTGCACCAAAATCATCTCAAGCTAGTAGAATACATCTGTCTACAGTCAAACATAGATTACCGGTGTCAAAGGAGCAATCACAGAAGATAGCCCTCACTGGAGGCACCTCAGCAAGATCATTCCATGGAGAGGTGCCATCACTTCAGTCTCGTAATAAGGCAGCAGCTTGTAGTTCTTCCCAGAAAAAGGACAAGATCTACCAGCGCATCATTAATGTCACGCAAGATAGTTCCAATAATTCAGCACCAACCGAGCTGCGTGCATCTGATTCGGCTGCCCCATTGAGTGATGAGCAG CTTGCATTATTGTTGCATCAACAATTGAACAGCTCCCCCAGAGTACCGAGGGTGCCACGTTGCCATCAAGCAGCTGGTGCACAGATGCTTCATTCAACTGGATCATCTGTTTTTTCTAAGCGGTATTCATCACATGGAGGAAGGGATCATGCAGCG GTTATAAAAAAGAGAAACAGAGAAGATTCATTAAAAGATAGCGAGGACACTAAGAGGACAGAAAAAAGGCATAGAGTTTCTAGCACGGAGCATGCTCCTGTGAAAAACTCGTGCAGATCAGCTGAAAATATAGCATCAGAACAGAAAATTCGTGGCATATGTCCAACTGGAGCCAATGCTGGTTTATCAAAGGATGATTTGATGGATACTATTGTTTCACACAATTTACCTG GATTGATTGATGAAATTGTCAGTAAAGACAGGAATATAACATATGTGGAACTCTGTGATGCTATCCATCAG CATTTTAGGGACTCAAGGAAATCGAATGGGGGAGATTCTTTGTATCGCAGTTATGCGGATGCCATCAAAGGTTGCCTTAGGAAGAGGAGGGAGTGGGCTCACCTTTTTGACCAAGCTTCAAAA ATGAATTCAAATAAAAGGCGAACAGGGGAAAGCAACTCATTGTTACCTGACGTACCGGACGCAGAGAACATAAGAACTGGACCTGATAGGGATTCAGAGGGGAGTGCTGATTTGCATCAGGATAATCTACCTAGGGGCAAACGTAAGTGTCGGAAACGCAGGCGACTTGAGCTCAAAGGTAGGAGAGTCAGGGATACAAGGAAGAGATCCAGCATTGATTCTTCCTCAGAAGATGCTGCTGCCCCCTTGTCTGATTCCAGTAGTGACAGAAATAGTAATCCCAGGGACGACGAGAGCAAAGAAGATAATTCTGTTGCCCAAGAAATTGGCGGTTACATAGACGCTAAGGGTGCAGCTTCAAGTACATAA
- the LOC103646652 gene encoding uncharacterized protein yields the protein MEIGDIVKCPNTTREIAKEMNEALNNGKRARPLYLDDDVMEDEAGQDDVQVMGSRSMSASSKASSCTVPSSGIAAKRNKAIFQLKPHPIAAPKKSIASMIRQTPQEVVAERHAKGPAQTTISATMKPKEERNYVCLEITKFFYECGIPFNAANSRQFEVAVEAISQYGFGFKPPTFHELSVPLLARAVKDIDDERMKHEEAWSQYGCTLMSDGWTDKRGLHLINFLVNSPQGTFFLESVDASNESHSAVTHADLLQKRIEGIGKENVTQIVTDNGANYKAAGKILMERIPTLFWTPCAAHCLDLMLEDIGKLKDFKKPIARTHHVTTFIYRHGRILSEMRVHTNGMDLVRPAATRFATAFLTMKSLHKYKNSLKGLFSGDVFTQSKVSKTEASKKA from the coding sequence ATGGAGATTGGAGACATTGTCAAGTGTCCTAACACTACTAGAGAGATTGCTAAAGAGATGAATGAAGCTTTGAATAATGGGAAGCGGGCTAGGCCGTTGTACCTAGATGACGATGTAATGGAAGATGAAGCAGGACAAGATGATGTCCAAGTTATGGGAAGCAGGTCAATGTCAGCATCATCCAAGGCTTCCTCGTGTACTGTGCCAAGTTCTGGAATAGCTGCCAAAAGAAACAAAGCAATTTTCCAATTGAAGCCCCACCCAATTGCAGCTCCAAAGAAGTCCATTGCATCTATGATTCGACAAACACCTCAAGAGGTTGTAGCAGAGAGACATGCAAAGGGGCCTGCTCAAACTACCATAAGTGCTACCATGAAGCCTAAGGAAGAAAGAAATTATGTTTGTTTGGAGATAACCAAGTTTTTCTACGAGTGTGGTATACCATTCAATGCTGCGAACTCAAGGCAATTTGAGGTAGCTGTGGAGGCTATTTCTCAATATGGATTTGGGTTCAAGCCTCCTACTTTCCATGAGCTAAGTGTGCCTTTACTTGCTAGGGCTGTCAAAGACATAGATGATGAGAGGATGAAGCATGAGGAAGCATGGAGCCAATATGGTTGCACACTCATGTCTGATGGTTGGACAGACAAAAGAGGTCTCCATTTGATCAATTTCCTTGTTAACAGCCCTCAAGGAACATTCTTCTTGGAGTCCGTTGATGCATCAAATGAGTCACACAGTGCAGTGACGCATGCAGACTTGTTACAAAAGAGAATTGAGGGGATTGGTAAAGAAAATGTTACTCAGATTGTCACTGATAATGGTGCTAATTATAAGGCAGCAGGTAAGATTTTAATGGAGAGGATTCCTACCTTGTTCTGGACTCCTTGTGCGGCACATTGCTTGGACCTTATGTTGGAGGACATAGGAAAGCTGAAGGATTTTAAGAAGCCTATTGCTCGTACTCATCATGTCACCACTTTTATTTATAGACATGGGAGGATACTTAGTGAAATGAGGGTGCATACAAATGGGATGGATCTTGTGAGACCTGCTGCTACTAGATTTGCTACTGCCTTCCTTACCATGAAGAGTTTGCACAAGTACAAGAACTCATTGAAAGGCCTATTTTCAGGTGATGTTTTCACTCAATCCAAGGTATCCAAAACAGAGGCAAGTAAAAAAGCATGA